A single genomic interval of Halobacillus halophilus DSM 2266 harbors:
- the gpr gene encoding GPR endopeptidase codes for MENEKEYVIRTDLALEAQEMNVKDDPDSSDHDGVKVEENEKDDIKITYVTVDDEGAARIGKKAGHYITLESQAIRKQDTDLQVNLAKTLSGQLRKLLQDSGVQEMDRCLLVGLGNHQVTPDALGPLVTEKVLVTSHLFELHPETVAEGYRPVSAVTPGVMGVTGIETSDMVNGIIEETKPDFVIVIDALASRSISRINSTIQLSDTGIHPGSGVGNKRKEISRETYGIPVISIGVPTVVDAVTITSDTIDFLLKHFGREWNEKDRPSNALSPALNPFERKTLTEEDYPNEEQSKAVLGMFGQLGEAEKKQLIKEVLTPLGHNLMVTPKEVDGFIKDMAHVIASGINGALHPGVEDGEAQSYSR; via the coding sequence ATGGAAAATGAAAAAGAATACGTCATACGCACAGATTTGGCTCTTGAAGCTCAGGAAATGAATGTAAAGGATGACCCTGATTCGTCTGATCATGACGGGGTTAAGGTAGAAGAAAATGAAAAAGATGACATAAAAATTACGTACGTTACTGTAGATGATGAAGGAGCAGCCCGTATTGGAAAAAAAGCAGGTCACTACATTACGCTCGAATCACAAGCTATTAGAAAACAAGATACAGACCTTCAAGTGAATTTAGCCAAAACACTCTCAGGACAGCTTCGCAAATTGCTACAGGACAGTGGTGTACAGGAAATGGATCGCTGCTTACTTGTAGGGCTGGGGAATCACCAGGTAACACCGGATGCTCTAGGACCGCTGGTTACAGAAAAAGTATTGGTGACCAGTCATTTATTTGAACTTCACCCTGAGACTGTAGCAGAAGGATACCGCCCAGTTTCGGCTGTGACGCCTGGCGTTATGGGAGTCACAGGAATTGAAACAAGTGATATGGTGAATGGGATAATTGAAGAGACGAAACCTGATTTTGTCATCGTCATCGATGCTCTAGCTTCTCGCTCTATAAGCCGCATTAATTCTACCATCCAGTTGTCAGACACAGGTATTCATCCTGGGTCTGGAGTAGGAAATAAACGGAAGGAAATCAGCAGAGAAACTTACGGAATTCCTGTTATTTCAATCGGTGTTCCAACCGTTGTAGATGCGGTAACGATAACAAGTGATACGATTGATTTTTTACTAAAACATTTTGGTAGAGAATGGAACGAAAAGGATCGTCCATCTAATGCATTATCTCCAGCTCTAAATCCTTTTGAAAGAAAAACATTAACGGAAGAAGACTACCCAAACGAAGAGCAGAGTAAAGCTGTACTTGGAATGTTTGGTCAGCTTGGAGAAGCAGAAAAAAAACAGCTGATCAAAGAAGTGCTTACTCCCCTTGGACATAATTTAATGGTAACCCCAAAGGAAGTAGACGGTTTTATCAAGGACATGGCCCATGTGATCGCTTCAGGTATAAACGGTGCTCTTCATCCAGGTGTAGAGGATGGGGAAGCTCAGTCTTATTCCCGTTAA
- the rpsT gene encoding 30S ribosomal protein S20, with amino-acid sequence MPNIKSAKKRVRINDEARYLNAAFKSDMRTAVKRVEKLVSSNEKDSAKDALSTAVKKIDKAVQRGALHKNNGNRTKSRLSKKVNAL; translated from the coding sequence ATGCCTAATATTAAATCAGCGAAAAAACGCGTACGCATAAACGATGAAGCCCGTTACCTAAATGCAGCTTTTAAATCAGATATGCGTACAGCTGTTAAACGTGTAGAGAAACTTGTCTCTAGTAATGAAAAAGATAGTGCGAAAGATGCTCTTAGTACAGCTGTTAAGAAAATTGACAAAGCTGTTCAACGAGGTGCCCTTCATAAAAATAACGGGAACCGTACAAAATCTCGCCTATCTAAAAAAGTAAACGCATTATAA
- the holA gene encoding DNA polymerase III subunit delta — translation MGKIKQSQVYLLYGEESYLIQENKNKIIQQTLKKEDQEFNISQFDLEETPIEELVTDAETFPFLGERKIVIGEQPVFLKAKPDKLSFEHDVDALLHYLQSPAEYTTLILVAPYEKVDERKKIFKALKKHGEIISCQPVKEWDVSKWVDTIANDLHISVPENLHELFAQEVGTNLLALRSEMEKLALNVGEGGVVTRELAEQLLSHSAEASGLKLVDAVMERDLGRAIRLFKDLEKLNEEPIALTALLASQFRIISQAKVLKQKGYAQNQMRNYIKAHPFVIKMALKRERYFTLEELNDIMTELAQTDHALKQGKMEKSLAFEMMLYKLIHIKQNQMQSLS, via the coding sequence ATGGGGAAAATTAAGCAGTCACAGGTATATTTATTGTATGGAGAAGAATCCTATTTAATTCAAGAGAATAAGAATAAAATCATTCAGCAGACATTAAAAAAAGAAGATCAGGAATTTAATATCTCCCAATTTGATTTGGAGGAAACGCCAATTGAAGAATTGGTAACGGATGCGGAAACTTTTCCTTTTTTAGGTGAAAGAAAAATCGTGATTGGAGAACAGCCTGTATTTTTAAAAGCAAAGCCGGACAAGTTGTCATTTGAGCATGATGTTGATGCGCTTCTACATTATCTCCAGTCTCCCGCTGAATACACCACTTTAATTCTTGTGGCACCTTATGAAAAAGTAGATGAAAGAAAAAAAATATTTAAAGCTCTAAAGAAGCACGGAGAAATCATTTCATGTCAGCCTGTAAAAGAATGGGATGTTTCTAAGTGGGTGGATACAATTGCTAATGATTTACATATTTCAGTGCCGGAAAATTTACACGAACTATTTGCTCAGGAAGTGGGAACCAACTTGTTAGCGCTGAGGTCTGAAATGGAAAAGCTTGCATTAAATGTAGGTGAAGGCGGTGTGGTAACAAGAGAACTTGCGGAGCAACTGCTTTCTCACAGTGCGGAAGCTTCTGGATTAAAATTAGTGGACGCTGTCATGGAAAGAGATTTAGGAAGGGCCATTCGTTTATTTAAGGATTTAGAAAAACTGAACGAGGAACCTATTGCTCTTACAGCCCTTCTGGCTTCTCAATTCCGCATTATTAGCCAGGCTAAGGTCTTAAAACAAAAAGGCTATGCGCAAAATCAAATGAGAAATTATATAAAAGCCCATCCATTTGTTATAAAAATGGCACTCAAAAGAGAGAGATACTTTACTCTAGAAGAGCTGAACGATATTATGACGGAACTTGCTCAGACAGATCACGCCTTAAAACAAGGGAAGATGGAAAAATCTCTGGCATTTGAAATGATGCTTTATAAGCTGATCCATATCAAACAAAATCAGATGCAATCCCTATCTTAA
- a CDS encoding YqzM family protein, producing the protein MNEFKKDIQSKTNDVIDSGLGFVFSFVFFFVIFAIGIVFSVIGQ; encoded by the coding sequence ATGAACGAATTCAAGAAGGATATTCAGTCCAAAACTAATGACGTTATCGACTCTGGATTAGGGTTTGTATTCTCATTTGTTTTCTTCTTTGTTATTTTCGCAATCGGCATTGTATTCTCTGTTATAGGACAATAA